One genomic region from Ornithinimicrobium flavum encodes:
- a CDS encoding class I SAM-dependent methyltransferase gives MTRSVAQAIHSLLGDAPGVGVVAHDGSTAGDLTGTVMRLRTPRALSYIAGHPGQLGFARAYLQGDLSIDGMDEACPYDELRLMEGFTVRMPPLRELPELVQAVRRSGVSLAPPPLPDLETPGELRKLAHGIRHGRRRDAEAVQHHYDVSNRFYELLLGPSMTYTCAVYPRPDASLEEAQEEKYELVCRKLGLQPGMRLLDVGCGWGGMVRHAVRHHGVSALGVTLSRAQATWAQERIAAEGLTGAEVRHADYRDVTERGFDAVSSIGLTEHIGVRRYGAYFTFLRDRLRDGGRLLNHCITWRSPDHVPMRRTDFIARYVFPDGELASSGRIVTEMERVGLEVHHHENLRQHYARTCAAWSENLSRHWEECVAETGLPTARVWGLYLAGSRYNFERNAIQLHQVLATRTSVEGEAGYPLRPTFA, from the coding sequence ATGACACGCAGCGTGGCCCAGGCCATCCACTCCCTGCTGGGGGATGCGCCGGGGGTGGGGGTGGTGGCGCACGACGGGTCGACGGCGGGGGACCTCACCGGCACGGTGATGCGGCTGCGCACCCCGCGGGCGCTCAGCTACATCGCCGGCCACCCCGGCCAGCTCGGGTTCGCCCGCGCCTACCTCCAGGGGGACCTGTCGATCGACGGCATGGACGAGGCCTGCCCCTACGACGAGCTCCGCCTCATGGAGGGGTTCACCGTCCGGATGCCCCCGCTGCGCGAGCTGCCCGAGCTGGTGCAGGCCGTGCGCCGTTCCGGGGTGAGCCTGGCGCCGCCGCCGCTGCCCGACCTGGAGACCCCGGGCGAGCTGCGCAAGCTGGCGCACGGCATACGGCACGGTCGGCGACGGGACGCCGAGGCCGTCCAGCACCACTACGACGTCTCCAACCGGTTCTACGAGCTGTTGCTCGGTCCGTCGATGACCTACACCTGCGCCGTCTACCCGCGCCCGGACGCCAGCCTCGAGGAGGCGCAGGAGGAGAAGTACGAGCTGGTGTGCCGCAAGCTGGGTCTGCAGCCCGGTATGCGGCTCCTCGACGTCGGCTGCGGGTGGGGCGGGATGGTGCGTCACGCCGTCCGTCACCACGGGGTGAGTGCTCTCGGCGTGACCCTGTCCCGCGCCCAGGCGACCTGGGCGCAGGAGCGGATCGCGGCCGAGGGCCTGACCGGCGCGGAGGTCCGGCACGCCGACTACCGCGACGTGACCGAGCGCGGCTTCGACGCGGTGTCCTCGATCGGGCTGACCGAGCACATCGGGGTGCGCCGCTACGGGGCCTACTTCACCTTCCTGCGGGACCGGCTCCGCGACGGCGGCCGGCTGCTGAACCACTGCATCACCTGGCGCAGCCCCGACCACGTCCCGATGCGCCGCACCGACTTCATCGCGCGGTACGTCTTTCCCGACGGCGAGCTGGCCTCCTCGGGCCGGATCGTCACCGAGATGGAGCGGGTGGGTCTGGAGGTGCACCATCACGAGAACCTCCGTCAGCACTACGCGCGCACCTGTGCCGCGTGGTCCGAGAACCTCTCCCGCCACTGGGAGGAGTGTGTCGCCGAGACGGGCCTGCCCACGGCACGGGTCTGGGGTCTCTACCTGGCCGGGTCGCGCTACAACTTCGAGCGCAACGCCATCCAGCTGCACCAGGTGCTGGCCACCCGGACGAGCGTGGAGGGGGAGGCGGGCTACCCCCTGCGTCCGACCTTTGCCTGA